One Actinoplanes missouriensis 431 DNA segment encodes these proteins:
- a CDS encoding dolichyl-phosphate-mannose--protein mannosyltransferase, whose protein sequence is MTTAATAENDLTPADSPAEAEPSSGVRAVPEIVRRRLSTLDQRFNPYSWIVTAVIVTIAAILRFAGLSRPKGYIFDEVYYPTDAWDMLQHGVEWDEKTNGPAYVVHPPLGKWLIAFGEHFFGNTELGWRVSAAVAGTLMILVLIRVAYRLFHSIVLAGTAGLLMTLDGFQLVLSRTSLLDIFLGLFILLTFACMVLDRDHYRRSWQRALDKGYDTSATPTLPRIVPWWLLVAGATFGMACGVKWSALFFAPFFAGLVIVWRVQARRSAGVQGPIIAGILGDLGWLVLSFGITFLVYLATWTGWFVTDTGYFRHYREANGMSEPPILGALLNLAHYHSEAYNFHSGLTEKHTYQSWPWQWLLLGRPVAFYWNGNGSCGASNCAAEILLLGTPILWWSFLPALGALVWFGIARRDWRAYAIFTGAAGGLLPWFYFAVADGRTMFSFYAMPALPFLILAVVYVLGAIMTPPGGIVAGPGRSDRQLIGTVVLTTFVVLVALCFAYFYPIFVGTLMPYDDWSVRMWLGSRWI, encoded by the coding sequence GTGACGACGGCGGCCACTGCTGAGAATGACCTCACCCCCGCGGACTCGCCCGCCGAGGCGGAGCCGTCCTCCGGCGTGCGCGCGGTCCCGGAGATCGTCCGGCGGCGCCTGTCGACGCTGGACCAGCGCTTCAACCCGTACTCCTGGATCGTCACCGCGGTCATCGTGACGATCGCGGCGATCCTGCGGTTCGCCGGGTTGAGCCGCCCCAAGGGTTACATCTTCGACGAGGTGTACTACCCGACGGACGCCTGGGACATGCTGCAGCACGGCGTGGAGTGGGACGAGAAGACGAACGGTCCCGCCTATGTGGTGCACCCGCCGCTCGGCAAGTGGCTCATCGCGTTCGGCGAGCATTTCTTCGGCAACACCGAGCTGGGCTGGCGGGTCTCCGCCGCGGTCGCCGGCACGCTGATGATCCTGGTCCTGATCCGGGTCGCCTACCGTCTGTTCCACTCGATCGTGCTGGCCGGCACGGCGGGCCTGCTGATGACGCTGGACGGCTTCCAGCTGGTGCTCTCCCGCACGTCGCTGCTCGACATCTTCCTCGGCCTGTTCATCCTGCTCACCTTCGCCTGCATGGTGCTGGACCGGGACCATTACCGGCGCAGCTGGCAGCGCGCGCTGGACAAGGGGTACGACACGTCGGCCACCCCGACGCTCCCGCGGATCGTGCCGTGGTGGCTGCTCGTCGCCGGCGCGACGTTCGGCATGGCCTGCGGCGTCAAGTGGAGCGCGCTCTTCTTCGCCCCGTTCTTCGCCGGCCTGGTGATCGTCTGGCGGGTGCAGGCGCGCCGCTCGGCCGGCGTGCAGGGTCCGATCATCGCCGGGATCCTCGGCGACCTGGGCTGGCTGGTGCTCAGCTTCGGCATCACGTTCCTGGTCTACCTGGCGACCTGGACCGGCTGGTTCGTGACCGACACCGGCTACTTCCGGCACTACCGGGAGGCGAACGGGATGAGCGAGCCGCCGATCCTGGGCGCGCTGCTCAACCTCGCGCACTATCACTCCGAGGCGTACAACTTCCACAGCGGCCTGACCGAGAAGCACACCTACCAGTCGTGGCCGTGGCAGTGGCTGCTGCTGGGCCGGCCGGTCGCGTTCTACTGGAACGGCAACGGCAGCTGCGGCGCCTCGAACTGCGCGGCCGAGATCCTGCTGCTCGGCACGCCGATCCTCTGGTGGTCGTTCCTGCCGGCGCTGGGCGCGCTGGTCTGGTTCGGCATCGCCCGGCGCGACTGGCGGGCCTACGCCATCTTCACCGGCGCGGCGGGCGGCCTGCTGCCGTGGTTCTACTTCGCGGTCGCCGACGGCCGGACGATGTTCTCGTTCTACGCCATGCCGGCGCTGCCGTTCCTCATCCTGGCCGTCGTCTACGTGCTCGGCGCGATCATGACACCACCGGGCGGGATCGTGGCCGGCCCGGGCCGCTCCGACCGGCAACTCATCGGCACGGTCGTCCTCACCACGTTCGTGGTGCTGGTGGCGCTCTGCTTCGCCTACTTCTACCCGATCTTCGTGGGCACGCTGATGCCGTACGACGACTGGTCGGTGCGCATGTGGCTCGGGAGCCGCTGGATCTGA
- a CDS encoding bifunctional polysaccharide deacetylase/glycosyltransferase family 2 protein has translation MTAPHTPRRSRLRGRSRRRILPRPRVMLGTLLIGFFVAVLVVQAYINAEFTNDHVQTEVGDQAGVPPAIRGGGPIINTTGGQESTTRLPDRTIALTFDDGPDPTWTPKILKVLRDNDAHGTFFVVGSQVARHPELTEQIVAGGNELGLHTFTHPNMQRLAPWRRELELSQNQVAIARATGVRTNLARFPYSSKNAAIDDVNWKIVKEAGRQGYLVVVNDLDSEDWQRPGVERIIANATPAGESSAVVLFHDAGGERSQTVQALAEFIPRMKARGYRFTTVTEGLNLSIAEQAASAGRDRAESTEAIAALPLNPDAPPHDELRGLALIWTVRFADGLVLVIATLFVVVGALTIGRTLLLLVLASRHARQRRKPDWRWGPPVTEPVSVIVPAYNEKEGIEAAVRSLATGDYPEIEVVVVDDGSTDGTADLVERMGLPNVRVVRVPNGGKPNALNTGVALARHDLIVTVDGDTIFEDDSIRRLVQPFADRTVGAVAGNVKVGNRASMVALWQHIEYVIGFNLDRRLYETMNCMPTVPGAIGAFRREALAQVGGVSDETLAEDTDVTMALCRAGWRVVYEENARAWTEAPTTLEQLYRQRYRWSYGTMQAMWKHRRSILESGASGRFGRVGLPFLALFGVALPMLAPVVDIMLVYGLVFWELSETLVAWLGMLSLQMFTAAVAFRFDRESYKPLLRLPLQQFAYRQLMYLVLLQSATTALTGGRLRWHKLDRAGLVARTTPAAEPIGPGGPVAPTVDSWPPVSPDFTPAPRTPTGRAVAPPAVPVQPAHYDNFRDDNFPDELPSAGSPPAGGSGPVRAG, from the coding sequence ATGACCGCCCCGCACACCCCCCGGCGGTCCCGGCTGCGAGGCCGCAGCCGGCGCCGCATCCTGCCGCGCCCCCGCGTCATGCTCGGCACCCTGCTGATCGGCTTCTTCGTGGCCGTGCTCGTCGTGCAGGCCTACATCAACGCCGAGTTCACCAACGACCATGTGCAGACCGAGGTCGGCGACCAGGCCGGGGTGCCGCCGGCGATCCGCGGCGGCGGGCCGATCATCAACACCACCGGCGGCCAGGAAAGCACCACCCGCCTGCCGGACCGCACGATCGCGCTCACCTTCGACGACGGGCCGGATCCCACGTGGACCCCGAAGATCCTCAAGGTGCTGCGTGACAACGACGCGCACGGCACATTCTTCGTGGTCGGCTCGCAGGTGGCCCGCCACCCCGAGCTGACCGAGCAGATCGTGGCCGGCGGCAACGAACTGGGCCTGCACACGTTCACCCACCCGAACATGCAGCGGCTCGCACCCTGGCGGCGTGAGCTGGAACTGTCCCAGAACCAGGTGGCGATCGCCCGGGCCACCGGAGTGCGGACCAACCTGGCCCGATTCCCGTACTCCTCGAAGAACGCCGCGATCGACGACGTGAACTGGAAGATCGTCAAGGAGGCGGGCCGGCAGGGCTACCTCGTCGTGGTCAACGACCTGGACAGCGAGGACTGGCAGCGGCCGGGCGTCGAGCGGATCATCGCGAACGCCACGCCGGCCGGCGAGAGCTCGGCGGTCGTGCTGTTCCACGACGCCGGCGGTGAGCGGTCGCAGACCGTGCAGGCCCTGGCCGAGTTCATCCCGCGGATGAAGGCCCGCGGCTACCGGTTCACCACCGTCACCGAGGGCCTGAACCTGAGCATCGCCGAGCAGGCCGCGAGCGCCGGCCGGGACCGGGCCGAGAGCACCGAGGCGATCGCCGCGCTGCCGCTCAACCCGGACGCGCCCCCGCACGACGAGCTGCGCGGTCTGGCTCTGATCTGGACGGTACGGTTCGCCGACGGCCTGGTCCTGGTGATCGCCACGTTGTTCGTGGTGGTCGGGGCGCTGACCATCGGCCGTACCCTCCTGTTGCTCGTGCTCGCCAGCCGGCACGCCCGGCAGCGCCGCAAGCCGGACTGGCGCTGGGGTCCCCCGGTGACCGAGCCGGTCTCGGTGATCGTCCCGGCATACAACGAGAAGGAGGGCATCGAGGCCGCCGTCCGCTCGCTCGCCACCGGCGACTACCCGGAGATCGAGGTGGTGGTCGTCGACGACGGCTCCACCGACGGCACGGCCGACCTGGTGGAACGCATGGGGCTGCCGAACGTCCGGGTGGTCCGGGTCCCGAACGGCGGCAAGCCCAACGCCCTGAACACCGGCGTGGCGCTGGCCCGGCACGACCTGATCGTCACGGTCGACGGCGACACGATCTTCGAGGACGACTCGATCCGCCGGCTCGTGCAGCCGTTCGCCGACCGCACGGTGGGTGCGGTCGCCGGCAACGTGAAGGTCGGCAACCGGGCCAGCATGGTCGCGCTCTGGCAGCACATCGAGTACGTGATCGGCTTCAACCTGGACCGCCGGCTCTACGAGACGATGAACTGCATGCCGACCGTGCCGGGCGCGATCGGCGCGTTCCGCCGGGAGGCGCTCGCCCAGGTCGGCGGCGTGAGCGACGAGACGCTGGCCGAGGACACCGACGTCACGATGGCGCTCTGCCGGGCCGGCTGGCGGGTCGTCTACGAGGAGAACGCCCGCGCCTGGACCGAGGCGCCGACCACCCTGGAACAGCTCTACCGGCAGCGGTACCGGTGGAGTTACGGGACCATGCAGGCGATGTGGAAGCACCGCCGGTCGATCCTCGAGTCCGGCGCGTCCGGCCGGTTCGGGCGGGTCGGCCTGCCGTTCCTGGCGCTCTTCGGGGTGGCCCTGCCGATGCTCGCCCCGGTCGTCGACATCATGCTCGTCTACGGCCTGGTCTTCTGGGAGCTCAGCGAGACCCTCGTCGCCTGGCTCGGCATGCTCTCGCTGCAGATGTTCACGGCCGCGGTGGCGTTCCGTTTCGACCGCGAGTCGTACAAGCCGCTGCTCCGGCTGCCGTTGCAGCAGTTCGCGTACCGGCAATTGATGTACCTGGTTCTGCTGCAGTCCGCGACCACCGCGCTGACCGGCGGCCGGCTGCGCTGGCACAAGCTGGACCGGGCCGGGCTGGTGGCGCGCACGACGCCCGCCGCCGAGCCGATCGGACCGGGCGGGCCGGTCGCTCCCACGGTGGACAGCTGGCCCCCGGTTTCACCGGATTTCACCCCGGCTCCGCGTACGCCCACCGGTCGTGCCGTGGCGCCCCCGGCCGTCCCGGTGCAACCCGCGCACTATGACAACTTCCGGGATGACAACTTCCCCGATGAGCTTCCGTCCGCCGGCTCGCCCCCGGCAGGAGGCTCCGGCCCGGTTCGCGCCGGGTGA
- a CDS encoding GAF domain-containing sensor histidine kinase: MKAPLPDNEIERLAALYSLDILDSPPEKDFDDIVALAAGVCEVPVAMVSLVDADRQWAKASTGSELVQTARDLSFCAHAILGRDLLVVPDAREDARFADNPSVTAEDGVRFYAGAPLMTTDGFALGTLCVLDTVPRRLDNEQQQAMRALARQVTAQLELRRYAFALANTTARLQELERRKDDLAGLVGGELRSSLRLMAAYLDQLGDTGFHDAEMADLVGRATAAHVRGFRELLDHLTSMADAGLGGDSLHMRQCDLTRVTQRAVEAVRPIAASKHIWILNQAGGPSLPIIADPVRLEQVLTHLLFAAVKYTPEGGRVRVGTEMESGPTVRLDDMDLPDGMRPDLFPHLYYGAIANPADVPGPDRGLAVAKRILDAHHATVALSDRPGDGTSLHVVFPYAELSPTELIRDLAIA; encoded by the coding sequence ATGAAAGCTCCACTGCCCGACAACGAGATCGAGCGGTTGGCCGCGCTCTACTCGCTCGACATCCTCGACAGCCCGCCGGAGAAGGACTTCGACGACATCGTCGCGCTCGCCGCGGGTGTCTGCGAAGTCCCGGTCGCCATGGTCAGCCTGGTCGACGCGGACCGGCAGTGGGCCAAGGCCAGCACCGGTTCCGAGCTGGTACAGACCGCGCGGGACCTGTCGTTCTGCGCCCACGCCATCCTGGGCCGGGATCTGCTCGTCGTGCCGGACGCCCGGGAGGACGCCCGGTTCGCGGACAACCCGTCGGTGACGGCGGAGGACGGGGTGCGGTTCTACGCCGGCGCGCCGCTGATGACGACCGACGGGTTCGCCCTCGGCACCCTCTGCGTGCTGGACACCGTGCCGCGCCGGCTGGACAACGAGCAGCAGCAGGCCATGCGCGCGCTGGCCCGGCAGGTCACCGCCCAGCTGGAGTTGCGGCGGTACGCCTTCGCGCTCGCCAACACGACGGCCCGCCTGCAGGAGCTGGAGCGCCGCAAGGACGACCTGGCCGGACTGGTCGGCGGGGAACTGCGGTCGTCGCTGCGACTGATGGCGGCGTACCTGGATCAGCTCGGCGACACCGGGTTCCACGACGCGGAGATGGCCGACCTGGTGGGCCGGGCCACGGCCGCGCACGTGCGCGGGTTCCGTGAGCTGCTCGACCACCTCACCTCGATGGCCGACGCCGGTCTGGGCGGGGACAGCCTGCACATGCGGCAGTGCGACCTGACCCGGGTGACCCAGCGCGCGGTGGAGGCGGTCCGCCCGATCGCGGCCAGCAAGCACATCTGGATCCTGAACCAGGCCGGCGGCCCGTCGCTGCCGATCATCGCGGACCCGGTCCGGCTCGAGCAGGTGCTGACGCACCTGCTCTTCGCGGCGGTGAAGTACACGCCGGAGGGCGGCCGGGTGCGGGTGGGCACGGAGATGGAATCAGGCCCGACGGTACGGCTCGACGACATGGACCTGCCTGACGGGATGCGACCCGACCTGTTCCCGCATCTGTACTACGGCGCCATCGCCAACCCGGCCGACGTGCCCGGACCGGACCGCGGGCTGGCCGTGGCGAAGCGGATCCTGGACGCCCACCACGCCACGGTGGCGCTCTCCGACCGGCCCGGCGACGGTACCTCCCTGCACGTGGTCTTCCCCTATGCGGAGCTGTCCCCGACCGAGCTGATCCGGGACCTGGCGATCGCCTGA
- the rsmI gene encoding 16S rRNA (cytidine(1402)-2'-O)-methyltransferase produces MAGHENGPGRVVLAGAPLGNIGDASTRLREVLASADVIAAEDTRRLNRLARDLGVTVSGRIVSYFEGNDERRTPELVEALAGGAVVAVVTDGGMPSVSDPGYRLVRAALDAGYPVTAAPGPSAVTTALALSGLPSDRFAFEGFLPRTGSGRRSRLRELAAEPRTLVFFEAPHRIVSALADLAGVFGADRPAAVCRELTKTYEEVRRGTLAELAEWAAAGEPRGEITLVVGGAPVVAAVVPDDEELRAAVAEREAAGESRRDAIQAVATEFGMKKRDVYNIVHRA; encoded by the coding sequence ATGGCGGGACATGAGAACGGACCCGGGCGGGTAGTGCTGGCCGGCGCGCCTCTGGGCAACATCGGCGACGCCTCCACCCGGTTGCGCGAGGTCCTGGCCTCGGCGGATGTGATCGCGGCGGAGGACACGCGGCGCCTGAACCGGCTCGCCCGCGATCTCGGCGTCACGGTGAGCGGGCGGATCGTGTCGTACTTCGAGGGCAACGACGAGCGGCGTACGCCGGAACTCGTCGAGGCGCTGGCCGGCGGCGCGGTGGTCGCCGTCGTCACCGACGGTGGCATGCCGAGCGTGTCGGATCCCGGTTACCGGCTGGTCCGGGCCGCGCTCGACGCCGGCTATCCGGTCACCGCCGCGCCCGGCCCGAGCGCCGTGACCACCGCGCTCGCGCTCTCCGGGCTGCCCAGCGACAGGTTCGCCTTCGAGGGCTTCCTGCCGCGGACCGGCTCGGGCCGCCGGTCCCGGCTGCGTGAGCTCGCCGCCGAGCCGCGCACCCTGGTCTTCTTCGAGGCGCCGCACCGGATCGTGAGCGCGCTGGCGGACCTGGCGGGGGTCTTCGGCGCGGACCGGCCGGCGGCGGTCTGCCGGGAGCTGACCAAGACGTACGAGGAGGTCCGTCGGGGGACCCTCGCCGAGCTGGCCGAGTGGGCTGCCGCGGGCGAGCCGCGTGGCGAGATCACGCTGGTGGTGGGTGGCGCGCCGGTCGTCGCGGCGGTGGTTCCGGACGACGAGGAGCTGCGGGCGGCGGTCGCCGAGCGGGAGGCGGCCGGCGAGTCACGCCGGGACGCCATTCAAGCGGTGGCGACCGAGTTCGGCATGAAGAAGCGGGACGTCTACAACATCGTGCACAGGGCTTGA
- a CDS encoding HD domain-containing protein, giving the protein MPEDAAAIAAFGYELGLLKRVRRAGWWHAGVRDPESVAEHTMRTAQLAALIAAEEGADPARAAFLALWHDTQETRTGDLPHTAAAYVSKPDPRQITADQTNALPQRSRETVRAAVDEYEARQTLEALCARDADKLEMLLQAIEYRDTGVRRVDGWIESARKDLKTETSRRIAEAAMSVSPLAWRDR; this is encoded by the coding sequence GTGCCAGAGGACGCCGCAGCCATCGCCGCATTCGGGTACGAGCTGGGCTTACTCAAACGCGTCCGCCGCGCCGGCTGGTGGCACGCCGGGGTTCGCGACCCCGAGTCGGTAGCCGAGCACACCATGCGGACCGCACAGCTGGCAGCCCTGATCGCGGCCGAGGAAGGCGCCGACCCGGCTCGCGCCGCCTTCCTCGCGCTCTGGCACGACACGCAGGAGACCCGGACCGGCGACCTTCCGCACACCGCCGCCGCGTACGTGTCGAAGCCTGACCCCCGCCAGATCACCGCCGACCAGACGAACGCCCTCCCTCAGCGATCCCGCGAGACGGTTCGCGCCGCAGTCGACGAGTACGAGGCCCGTCAGACGCTGGAGGCGCTCTGCGCCAGAGACGCCGACAAGCTGGAGATGCTGCTCCAGGCCATCGAGTACCGCGACACCGGCGTCCGCAGAGTCGACGGCTGGATCGAGTCCGCCCGCAAGGACCTCAAGACCGAGACGAGCAGACGGATCGCTGAGGCCGCCATGTCCGTGTCCCCTCTGGCGTGGCGCGATAGATAG